The genomic segment GTGTAGATTGAACATCAGTTGCAAGTTGGTTATCGATGGCCTTTTCGATTGGCCTTATAGCATTGTTCCAAGTGTTCTTTCAATGCTGTATTTTCTCTTTTAACTTTGCAGGTACAGGAAATTTGGGAAATAAACTTGACATGTTGACTAGTTCTGGTGAGAAATGTCCTAGAACTCGTGTAAGCTTCGGAAACTTAACCCTATTccaacataatttttaaaattgcgGTAAATATATTCATTAGAAGGGTAGAATTGGAGTAAGCTTTTTTGATTGTTGTCgatattaatattttgtttttgcttttacAGGATGGTGAAGAGAAAGCAAAAGTGGCCAATGCATGTAACTCGAGTGTGAAGAAACTTCTTGAAGAAGAAATGTCGGGAAAGCAAGTTATGAAGAATGAGGTAAATAATACTGAATTTGAAGCAAAGCAGTTTGATTCTGTGCAAGGAGATGATGGAAGGAAGAACcggaaaagaaaaaacaaaactcGCAAGAAAAGTTCCGGTACCAGTCTTGATATAGATGCTGCTGAGAACCTTTTATCTGAAGTGTCATGTCAGGATAAATCCGAGCAACCACAACCTACAAGCAGTCTTGATATGGACAGTCTAATGAAAGAGTTTAGTCGGCAAATTCATCGGAAAAGAATCAATTGTGTGAATCATGACCAGCCTGCTGAAGATCATATGCAGCCAAACCCGAAGAGCTCTTGTTTCGAAGAAAGGTTAAGTGAGGTAATAAAGTTCTTAGTGAGTCAGAAGCTTATCGACAGGAATCAACTTACTGATGATGGGGAACTCCAAGCCTCGAAAGAAGTCATGGATGTGCTCCGAATTTCGAGTTTAGATGAGGAGTTGTTTTTGAAACTTCTACGAGATCCAAACTCGTTGGTGAAATATGTTCGAAACATGCCGGATTCTCAGTTAAAAGATGAAGAATCTAAGCCTCGTGCTGTGTCCAAGTTTTCTGAcaacattcatgttggtttaAGACAATTAAATGAGCCTGTTAATACAAAACAACGTAATTTCTTTAGAAGAAAGTCAAAGTCTCAAGATGGCAATAACATTTCTGAAGCTTCtagtaaaatcgtaattttgaagCCTGGGCCGATAACTTCAGAAACTGGAAGCAGCTTTGGATCATCACCGGAATCTCGGTACACCATAAGACATAAAGAGCCGAATGAGAAAGTTGGTTCCCACTATTTTCTTTCTGAAATCAAAAGAAAGTGGAAACATGCCATGGGAAGGGAGCAACAAAGAAACCCCACCGATGGTATATCCGGAAGATTATCAAGCGAGCAACAAAGGTCAGGGAACAATGGAGGAGTTAAGGAACATATTGGGATGAGTTCTCCAACTAAAGATCACTTCTTTATCGAAAGAATCGCGAGGCCATCTTTCGGTGTCAAAAAAGGAGAAAAGCCAAGCAAGCTAAAAGGCTTCGAATTAGGCACAGAATCTGAGACTACTGACTTTTCCCAGCATTATAACCTCTATATCGAGGCGAAGAAACATTTATCTGAGATGATACTAAATGGGGATAAAAATGTGGATCTTTCATGCCAAAAGGTTTCTAAATCCTTGGGGAGGATTCTTTCTCTCCCGGAGTATAACTTGTCCCCTTTTGGCAGCCCCAGGAGGAACTCAGAATCTAGTTTTACAACTGCACAGATGAGATTTACTGGCTGTGACAAATTCCAGAATGTGAATGAAAACGATCAGCAAAACTATGTCTGCCATCCAAGTCAAGTAACAGCAGAGGAACCGGAGAGCCAGCTTTGCTTTTCGGATGACAAAGCCAGTGATGAAGTCCAAGGTGATATGCAATTTTGAACAAACCTGACACTTGTCTGAATGATGACAAAGAAGATCAAACTTATTGTGCTACTAAAGATGAAATGAGTACTGAAAGTATTGTTTTGCGTTCGATCATTTCATCATGAATTTATATTTAACCTTCATAAAATGTATGCAGGTGGTGTGAATATTGTTGAAGACGATAATATGGTTCTGGGGGAAAGCAAGCAGTC from the Gossypium hirsutum isolate 1008001.06 chromosome D09, Gossypium_hirsutum_v2.1, whole genome shotgun sequence genome contains:
- the LOC107890494 gene encoding uncharacterized protein isoform X2, with the translated sequence MAFSIGLIALFQVFFQCCIFSFNFAGTGNLGNKLDMLTSSGEKCPRTRDGEEKAKVANACNSSVKKLLEEEMSGKQVMKNEVNNTEFEAKQFDSVQGDDGRKNRKRKNKTRKKSSGTSLDIDAAENLLSEVSCQDKSEQPQPTSSLDMDSLMKEFSRQIHRKRINCVNHDQPAEDHMQPNPKSSCFEERLSEVIKFLVSQKLIDRNQLTDDGELQASKEVMDVLRISSLDEELFLKLLRDPNSLVKYVRNMPDSQLKDEESKPRAVSKFSDNIHVGLRQLNEPVNTKQRNFFRRKSKSQDGNNISEASSKIVILKPGPITSETGSSFGSSPESRYTIRHKEPNEKVGSHYFLSEIKRKWKHAMGREQQRNPTDGISGRLSSEQQRSGNNGGVKEHIGMSSPTKDHFFIERIARPSFGVKKGEKPSKLKGFELGTESETTDFSQHYNLYIEAKKHLSEMILNGDKNVDLSCQKVSKSLGRILSLPEYNLSPFGSPRRNSESSFTTAQMRFTGCDKFQNVNENDQQNYVCHPSQVTAEEPESQLCFSDDKASDEVQGGVNIVEDDNMVLGESKQSDASFETSGSSISRDDDTPKVCIEQQYPECLKEDSSEVDHQLFSPLESPPNSLVTKKVEGLESVNDTQERPSPVSVLEPIFTDDVISPSSIRSRSGETTIQPLRIRFEEHGSIAANQSNCIKTCVDDEESIFDHVKALLQPSTFNWDELYIRSLSSELLLDPMLLDEVEYFPNQLCNDQKLLFDCINEVLMEVCGYYYSSLGISFVKPKIRPIPNTKNTIQKVWEGVHWHLLPMPLPRTLDQIVRKDAAKSETWMDLRLDTDCIGFEMGEVILEDLVEDTITGYMSEALGGECNAEELHD
- the LOC107890494 gene encoding uncharacterized protein isoform X1, whose product is MAKRSNRRPVRNEKEQLGCMWGLISMFDFRNGRSTQRLLSDRRQGNKKAAVGTGNLGNKLDMLTSSGEKCPRTRDGEEKAKVANACNSSVKKLLEEEMSGKQVMKNEVNNTEFEAKQFDSVQGDDGRKNRKRKNKTRKKSSGTSLDIDAAENLLSEVSCQDKSEQPQPTSSLDMDSLMKEFSRQIHRKRINCVNHDQPAEDHMQPNPKSSCFEERLSEVIKFLVSQKLIDRNQLTDDGELQASKEVMDVLRISSLDEELFLKLLRDPNSLVKYVRNMPDSQLKDEESKPRAVSKFSDNIHVGLRQLNEPVNTKQRNFFRRKSKSQDGNNISEASSKIVILKPGPITSETGSSFGSSPESRYTIRHKEPNEKVGSHYFLSEIKRKWKHAMGREQQRNPTDGISGRLSSEQQRSGNNGGVKEHIGMSSPTKDHFFIERIARPSFGVKKGEKPSKLKGFELGTESETTDFSQHYNLYIEAKKHLSEMILNGDKNVDLSCQKVSKSLGRILSLPEYNLSPFGSPRRNSESSFTTAQMRFTGCDKFQNVNENDQQNYVCHPSQVTAEEPESQLCFSDDKASDEVQGGVNIVEDDNMVLGESKQSDASFETSGSSISRDDDTPKVCIEQQYPECLKEDSSEVDHQLFSPLESPPNSLVTKKVEGLESVNDTQERPSPVSVLEPIFTDDVISPSSIRSRSGETTIQPLRIRFEEHGSIAANQSNCIKTCVDDEESIFDHVKALLQPSTFNWDELYIRSLSSELLLDPMLLDEVEYFPNQLCNDQKLLFDCINEVLMEVCGYYYSSLGISFVKPKIRPIPNTKNTIQKVWEGVHWHLLPMPLPRTLDQIVRKDAAKSETWMDLRLDTDCIGFEMGEVILEDLVEDTITGYMSEALGGECNAEELHD